Proteins encoded within one genomic window of Paramisgurnus dabryanus chromosome 11, PD_genome_1.1, whole genome shotgun sequence:
- the kgd4 gene encoding alpha-ketoglutarate dehydrogenase component 4, with translation MGSKVSGKMAAASRVVQVVRPHTPLIKFPDRMGIPRPNVQEAMKVLAATIPQISSAPPSAASISPPSRPPGPISRPLGTPDSISVVKELPQKYRRRTLALEEMDYIQRGGPE, from the exons ATGGGAAGCAAAGTGAGTGGCAAGATGGCAGCTGCCAGTCGGGTCGTGCAG GTTGTGCGACCTCATACACCTTTAATAAAGTTTCCAGATAGAATGGGCATTCCTAGGCCAAATG TTCAAGAGGCTATGAAAGTGCTTGCAGCTACTATACCACAGATCTCATCTGCACCACCATCAGCAGCTTCAATATCACCTCCATCCAGACCACCAGGACCCATAAGCCGACCGCTAGGAACCCCTGATAGTATTTCTGTAGTTAAAGAGCTTCCCCAGAAATATCGCAGACGAACCCTTGCGTTAGAAGAAATGGATTATATCCAG CGTGGTGGACCAGAGTAA
- the cenph gene encoding centromere protein H, which produces MSSDNDGLSSDVDPVATTSNQPEPSAIEGVTPTRLLKMKEIMENQCFEMNVKVSMGRHKGSCEDADLSKYESEIEQARLSHFNKTLVLNRMQIWNAVIDKIIQNDEDAQPLKALTDENTELCEQTLKILKETRELQDQIIDLQKERLELKGQIKKKMQEINEWKQVKENQGEVQQRAKERAEAVLEKYQKVTTILQNVLRGIILASKVNWRDDPKLKDIAMGLENIPN; this is translated from the exons ATGAGTTCAGATAATGACGGGCTTTCTTCAGATGTTGATCCTGTGGCAACAACTAGCAACCAACCAGAACCATCAGCTATTGAGGGGGTGACACCCACACGTTTATTAAA AATGAAAGAAATAATGGAAAACCAATGTTTTGAGATGAATGTTAAAGTCAGCATGG GAAGACACAAGGGATCATGTGAAGATGCAGATCT ATCCAAATATGAAAGTGAAATAGAGCAGGCAAGGCTCTCACACTTCAATAAAACACTGGTATTAAACAG AATGCAGATTTGGAATGCCGTCATTGACAAGATCATTCAGAATGACGAAGATGCTCA GCCACTGAAGGCATTGACTGATGAGAACACAGAGCTATGTGAACAGACCCTGAAGATTTTAAAG GAAACACGAGAACTTCAGGACCAGATTATAGATCTCCAAAAGGAAAGACTTG AACTTAAAGGACagataaagaaaaaaatgcaagAGATAAACGAGTGGAAACAGGTGAAGGAGAATCAAGGAGAAGTACAGCAGAGAGCCAAAGAACGAGCTGAAGCTGTGCTGGAGAAGTATCAGAAGGTCACCACCATTTTACAAAATGTGCTGCGG GGAATTATACTTGCCAGTAAAGTGAACTGGAGAGATGACCCTAAATTAAAAGACATCGCGATGGGACTGGAAAACATACCTAACTGA